One genomic region from Glaciimonas sp. PAMC28666 encodes:
- a CDS encoding bifunctional (p)ppGpp synthetase/guanosine-3',5'-bis(diphosphate) 3'-pyrophosphohydrolase — MNLTPPDSTLPSAAPVKRAVSPRPVKTAPPETPIEQPASKKGVASITHLTTKLAEYLTPSELKKVKEAYRFSDEMHLGQMRKSGEPYISHPIAVAEICADWKLDAQAIMAALLHDVMEDQDVKKDELIERFGAPVASLVDGLSKLDKIEFQSQIEAQAENFRKMLLAMARDVRVILIKLADRLHNMRTLGVMIPEKKRRIARETMEVYVPIAHRLGLNNIYRELQELSFSHLHPLRHRTLQKAVRAARGNRREVVSKILDSVNSTLLATGIPTQIDGREKTLYGIYRKMRNKHLSFSQVLDVYGFRIVVDTFANCYVALGTLHALYKPMPGKFKDYIAIPKLNGYQSLHTTLIGPYGTPVEFQIRTQDMHRVAESGVAAHWLYKDEDGDLSELQQRTHAWLQSLLDIQKQTGDSAEFLEHVKVDLFPDSVYVFTPKSKIIALPRGATALDFAYTIHTDVGDQTVAAKINHEPAPLRSELHNGDIVEIITSSSSRPSPNWLSFVRTGKARSAIRHHLRTSNLNESVDLGKRLLSQALATLNLNPALAPVVVERLLNESSANSMEEIYADIGVGKRMAALVARHIMGLLENQPLSLPLLDMEGLALPIKAEAVIITGSEGVSIQLSPCCLPIPGDLLIGQLKRDQGLVVHTEDCNTAKRQRSKDPERWIEVRWATGLNRRFDCRIKVLVHNGKGILARIAADIGESDANITYVNMDDDKDLMMTQLVFTIQIEDRVHLARLMRNVRRIHGVTRILRDRS; from the coding sequence ATGAACCTGACTCCCCCAGATTCGACCTTACCATCAGCCGCTCCTGTTAAACGAGCCGTGTCCCCACGTCCAGTTAAAACTGCACCACCAGAAACACCTATTGAACAGCCAGCGTCGAAAAAAGGCGTTGCATCGATCACCCACCTCACCACCAAACTCGCTGAGTACCTGACCCCTTCGGAGTTGAAGAAGGTCAAGGAAGCGTATCGCTTTTCAGATGAAATGCATCTGGGGCAGATGCGTAAATCAGGCGAACCCTACATCTCGCATCCAATTGCTGTCGCCGAAATTTGCGCCGATTGGAAGCTCGACGCCCAAGCCATCATGGCGGCGCTGCTGCACGATGTCATGGAAGATCAGGATGTCAAAAAAGACGAGCTGATCGAGCGCTTTGGTGCGCCGGTAGCGAGTCTGGTTGACGGCCTCTCCAAACTCGATAAAATCGAATTCCAGAGTCAGATCGAAGCGCAGGCAGAAAATTTCCGCAAGATGTTACTTGCCATGGCGCGTGATGTGCGCGTGATCCTGATCAAGCTGGCTGATCGTCTGCACAACATGCGCACGCTTGGCGTGATGATTCCTGAGAAGAAACGCCGTATCGCACGTGAGACCATGGAAGTGTATGTGCCGATTGCGCATCGGCTCGGTCTGAACAATATTTATCGCGAGCTGCAAGAGTTATCGTTCTCGCATCTGCACCCGCTGCGCCACCGTACGCTACAGAAAGCCGTGCGCGCTGCGCGTGGGAATCGCCGCGAAGTCGTTAGCAAAATTCTTGATTCCGTGAACAGCACGCTGCTGGCTACGGGCATTCCAACGCAAATAGACGGTCGCGAAAAAACGCTTTACGGCATTTATCGCAAGATGCGTAATAAGCATCTATCGTTCTCGCAAGTGTTGGATGTCTACGGTTTCCGTATTGTCGTCGATACGTTTGCCAATTGTTACGTTGCATTAGGGACTTTACACGCGCTGTACAAGCCGATGCCAGGAAAGTTTAAGGATTATATTGCGATCCCCAAACTCAACGGCTATCAGTCGCTGCACACCACGTTGATTGGTCCTTACGGCACGCCGGTTGAGTTTCAAATCAGAACGCAAGATATGCATCGGGTGGCAGAGTCCGGCGTCGCTGCCCATTGGCTGTATAAAGACGAAGATGGCGATCTGAGCGAGTTGCAACAACGCACGCATGCGTGGCTGCAGTCGCTGCTCGACATACAGAAACAAACCGGCGATTCGGCCGAATTTTTGGAACACGTCAAAGTCGACCTGTTCCCTGACTCGGTGTATGTATTTACGCCCAAGTCAAAAATCATCGCATTGCCGCGGGGTGCTACCGCACTGGATTTTGCGTACACGATTCATACCGATGTAGGCGATCAGACCGTTGCGGCCAAAATTAATCATGAACCTGCACCACTGCGTTCAGAGCTGCACAATGGCGATATCGTTGAAATTATCACCTCCAGCAGCTCTCGTCCAAGTCCTAATTGGTTGAGTTTTGTGCGCACTGGTAAAGCCCGGTCTGCCATCCGTCACCATCTGCGTACCAGCAATTTGAACGAGTCTGTTGATCTCGGTAAACGCCTGTTGTCGCAAGCGCTGGCAACACTTAATTTGAACCCCGCGTTGGCACCGGTTGTGGTTGAACGCTTGCTCAATGAGTCGAGCGCAAATTCGATGGAAGAAATTTATGCCGACATCGGGGTCGGTAAACGGATGGCGGCTCTGGTAGCGCGTCATATCATGGGCTTGCTCGAAAATCAGCCGCTCTCATTGCCGTTATTGGACATGGAAGGTTTAGCGCTGCCGATCAAGGCAGAGGCGGTCATCATTACTGGCAGTGAAGGCGTTTCGATTCAATTGTCACCTTGTTGCCTGCCGATTCCGGGTGACTTGTTAATCGGGCAGCTCAAACGCGATCAAGGTTTAGTGGTCCATACAGAAGATTGCAACACTGCAAAAAGACAGCGCAGCAAAGACCCGGAACGCTGGATTGAAGTGCGTTGGGCAACTGGATTAAACCGACGTTTTGATTGTCGAATTAAAGTCTTGGTACATAACGGAAAAGGGATACTGGCGAGAATTGCCGCCGACATCGGAGAGTCCGACGCCAATATTACTTACGTGAATATGGATGACGATAAGGACTTGATGATGACCCAGTTGGTCTTCACGATTCAGATCGAAGACCGGGTTCACCTGGCACGTCTGATGCGCAATGTCCGTAGAATTCACGGCGTAACCCGCATCTTGCGAGATCGCAGCTAG
- a CDS encoding DUF1178 family protein, with translation MKVYNLGCDQQHRFEGWFASEQDFLSQSDQHQIVCPTCDSPHVRKLPSAPHLNISHLAASAAAAAPSAVSHDAPSAMAVRQETAMAEMARYVLKNTKDVGERFTEEARRMHYKEVPNHAIRGVASPAQREELAEEGIDVVELALPARFTESLQ, from the coding sequence ATGAAAGTTTACAATTTGGGTTGCGATCAGCAGCATCGCTTCGAAGGCTGGTTTGCTTCGGAGCAGGATTTTTTATCGCAATCCGATCAGCATCAGATTGTCTGTCCGACCTGTGACAGCCCGCATGTTCGTAAATTGCCTTCTGCACCGCATCTCAATATATCGCACTTAGCGGCATCGGCCGCGGCCGCGGCACCATCTGCTGTATCGCATGATGCGCCCAGCGCCATGGCGGTCAGGCAGGAAACTGCAATGGCTGAAATGGCGCGCTATGTGTTAAAAAATACGAAAGATGTGGGAGAGCGCTTCACGGAAGAGGCGCGGCGTATGCATTACAAGGAAGTTCCCAATCACGCAATCCGAGGAGTGGCTAGCCCTGCGCAGCGCGAGGAATTGGCAGAGGAGGGGATTGATGTCGTTGAGTTGGCGTTGCCAGCGCGGTTTACGGAATCGCTGCAATAG
- a CDS encoding peptidoglycan DD-metalloendopeptidase family protein, producing the protein MQKIRLAVCGVLVTMLAACSTTGGNGSQNGEATPSGPGYYTVQKGDTLYSIGRTFKQDHRSIAAWNKLADMNGIEVGQVLRVAPLGAVANASGAKSAERVGPSSAPRKPDPSAATPPSGSGEESKIAWLWPTEGVKTSSFSAKKKGIEIAGTMGQPILAASSGKVMYAGAGIRGYGNLLIVKHTGSLLSVYAHNQTILVKEGETVSKGQKIAEMGKSDSSTVKLYFEIRRNGKPIDPSALFPGR; encoded by the coding sequence ATGCAGAAAATTCGTTTGGCAGTATGTGGAGTCCTGGTCACAATGCTTGCCGCTTGCAGCACGACCGGCGGCAACGGAAGTCAGAATGGCGAAGCCACGCCGAGTGGTCCTGGCTATTACACGGTGCAAAAGGGTGATACGTTGTACAGTATTGGCCGCACGTTCAAGCAAGATCATCGTAGTATCGCGGCCTGGAATAAGCTGGCAGATATGAATGGGATTGAAGTAGGGCAAGTGCTGCGGGTAGCTCCGCTGGGTGCAGTAGCCAATGCGAGCGGCGCAAAAAGCGCAGAGCGGGTTGGTCCGAGTTCGGCCCCGCGCAAACCAGATCCATCAGCGGCGACGCCGCCGTCGGGATCGGGCGAGGAAAGTAAAATCGCTTGGCTATGGCCGACCGAGGGCGTGAAAACCAGTAGTTTTTCTGCGAAGAAAAAAGGAATTGAGATTGCAGGAACCATGGGGCAACCCATTCTGGCAGCCTCAAGCGGCAAGGTAATGTATGCCGGAGCCGGCATTCGGGGCTATGGCAATTTGCTGATCGTTAAGCATACCGGTAGCTTGTTATCTGTTTACGCGCATAACCAAACGATACTGGTGAAGGAGGGCGAGACGGTCAGCAAGGGACAGAAGATTGCCGAAATGGGCAAGTCAGATAGCAGCACCGTTAAGCTGTACTTCGAAATACGTCGTAATGGTAAGCCGATTGATCCTTCGGCCTTGTTTCCGGGACGCTAA
- a CDS encoding high-potential iron-sulfur protein produces MSNRRIFLKNLSHIAAASAIGISLNARAQATPVANTDPQAVALGYNNDTTKVDKAKYPNHVPAQACKNCALFQGKATDANGPCPLFAGKVVSANGWCSAYSKKA; encoded by the coding sequence ATGAGTAATCGTAGAATATTTTTGAAAAACTTGTCTCATATCGCAGCGGCATCTGCCATCGGCATCTCCCTAAATGCCCGTGCCCAAGCAACACCCGTCGCGAATACCGATCCGCAAGCTGTGGCTCTGGGTTATAACAACGACACCACCAAAGTTGACAAAGCAAAATACCCTAACCATGTGCCAGCCCAGGCATGCAAGAACTGCGCGCTATTCCAGGGAAAAGCGACAGATGCTAACGGACCGTGCCCGCTTTTTGCTGGCAAGGTAGTCTCGGCCAACGGTTGGTGCAGTGCTTACTCGAAGAAAGCTTAA
- a CDS encoding DUF4337 domain-containing protein has product MEEEYEVPSPHEHAMEEAVEKERDGLAQKVALMTAILATIGALVSYQSGAAQNEAMFLKNQSILKQAEASDQWAFYQSKSTKSHLDEAVASLIENPEQKARYLADRDKQDRQKAEIKTEAEKLQAESRKLGEESEAKLRPHERLALGMTFIQIAVALAAITVLTRKRWLIWGSVMSAAVGIVCSATAFLY; this is encoded by the coding sequence ATGGAAGAAGAATACGAAGTGCCTAGTCCACACGAGCATGCAATGGAGGAGGCTGTGGAAAAAGAGCGAGACGGTTTGGCGCAAAAGGTTGCGCTGATGACAGCGATCCTGGCGACCATTGGCGCACTGGTAAGTTATCAAAGCGGAGCAGCGCAGAACGAAGCGATGTTTTTAAAAAATCAGAGCATTTTGAAACAAGCTGAAGCTAGTGATCAGTGGGCTTTTTATCAGTCGAAATCGACTAAAAGTCATTTGGATGAAGCAGTTGCATCCTTGATAGAAAACCCTGAACAGAAAGCACGGTATCTGGCGGATCGCGATAAACAAGACCGGCAGAAAGCGGAGATAAAAACTGAGGCGGAGAAACTGCAAGCGGAGTCGCGCAAACTTGGAGAGGAGTCCGAGGCTAAACTGCGACCGCATGAGCGCCTGGCGCTTGGCATGACCTTCATACAGATTGCAGTCGCGTTAGCGGCGATTACCGTGTTGACCAGAAAGCGCTGGTTGATCTGGGGTTCGGTGATGTCGGCAGCGGTGGGAATTGTGTGTTCGGCCACAGCATTTTTATACTAG
- a CDS encoding D-alanyl-D-alanine carboxypeptidase family protein, whose product MKKFSAIFILNVFMLSAACAQTPAEPTLTAKSWLLLDTNSDHVLASHDPDVRVEPASLVKLMTGYLACAAIQEKKLDLHQMVNVSNRAWKVDHEGSRMFIQPDVPVSVQDLLYGLIVQSGNDAAVAMAEAISGTEDTFVAQMNNTARIWGLKDTHFANSHGLPDPGNYSTARDLATIANHVVLDYPECYKIYAVKSFTYNKISQPNRNQLLSADANIDGIKTGFTAASGYSLIASANRPDGNGYRRLIAVVLGARSGNLRAQESHKLLQWGYQNFDTVKLYGHGQAVATPKVWKGKQKELKAGFNEDLYVTVPKGQTSKIKQTVEINNPLFAPIAEGNKLGQLKVSVGDTVVLTQPIIALGNVEQANFFSRLIDDGWLWIYGTIDHLMKH is encoded by the coding sequence ATGAAAAAATTCTCAGCGATCTTTATTCTGAATGTTTTTATGTTGTCGGCGGCTTGCGCCCAAACACCGGCAGAACCCACCTTAACGGCAAAATCATGGTTACTGCTGGATACCAATAGTGACCACGTACTAGCTTCGCACGATCCCGATGTGCGGGTCGAACCGGCATCGTTAGTGAAACTGATGACAGGTTATTTAGCCTGCGCTGCCATACAAGAAAAAAAGCTCGACCTGCATCAAATGGTCAACGTTTCGAACCGCGCCTGGAAGGTCGATCATGAAGGTTCACGCATGTTCATTCAACCTGACGTCCCGGTAAGCGTTCAGGATTTGCTGTACGGCCTGATCGTCCAGTCAGGCAATGATGCGGCGGTCGCCATGGCAGAAGCCATTTCCGGCACAGAAGACACGTTTGTCGCCCAGATGAATAACACGGCAAGAATATGGGGATTAAAAGATACCCACTTTGCCAACTCCCACGGACTGCCCGATCCCGGCAATTATTCTACCGCACGCGATTTGGCGACCATCGCCAACCATGTTGTGCTGGACTATCCCGAATGTTACAAAATCTACGCGGTGAAATCGTTCACCTACAACAAAATTTCCCAGCCGAATCGCAATCAGCTGCTATCAGCAGATGCCAATATCGACGGTATAAAAACCGGATTCACCGCCGCTTCCGGTTACAGCCTGATTGCCTCAGCCAATCGTCCCGATGGAAATGGCTACAGACGGCTTATCGCCGTCGTGTTGGGCGCCCGATCTGGCAATTTGCGCGCGCAAGAGAGCCACAAACTACTGCAATGGGGTTATCAAAATTTTGACACCGTCAAGTTATACGGGCACGGACAAGCGGTGGCCACGCCGAAGGTATGGAAAGGTAAACAAAAAGAATTGAAAGCAGGTTTCAATGAAGATCTTTATGTCACTGTGCCTAAAGGCCAGACCAGCAAAATCAAGCAAACTGTAGAGATCAACAACCCCTTGTTTGCGCCCATCGCTGAAGGCAACAAACTTGGTCAGCTCAAGGTAAGCGTCGGCGACACTGTCGTGCTGACGCAGCCGATCATTGCATTAGGAAATGTGGAGCAAGCGAATTTTTTCTCTAGACTGATCGATGACGGCTGGCTGTGGATTTACGGCACGATCGACCATTTGATGAAACATTGA
- a CDS encoding dienelactone hydrolase family protein produces the protein MNGHWIDIPTAGATGFSGYLSLPPTGKGPGIVLLQEIWGVNTHIRTVADQYALAGYVVLAPDVFWRMAPRVDLSYDEAGNTQAFGFYQKLDTDQAAKDVADAVAALRALPELDGKVATHGYCLGGQLAYRAAALSKADAAVCFYGGGIDQHLDIADQITQPILFHYADNDAHITQDKVAAVKAAFSGKANATFYDYPDTDHGFNCWGRPTMYNQRAAALAEGRTLTFLAENL, from the coding sequence ATGAACGGACATTGGATTGATATCCCGACCGCTGGCGCAACTGGATTTAGCGGCTATTTATCTTTACCCCCGACCGGCAAAGGTCCCGGAATTGTTCTGTTGCAAGAAATCTGGGGTGTCAACACGCATATCCGCACTGTCGCGGATCAATACGCTTTAGCTGGTTATGTTGTGCTGGCACCGGATGTGTTCTGGCGCATGGCACCACGGGTTGATTTGAGTTACGACGAAGCTGGCAACACTCAGGCGTTCGGGTTTTACCAAAAACTCGATACCGATCAGGCCGCGAAAGATGTTGCAGATGCAGTGGCTGCATTGCGCGCACTTCCCGAGCTGGATGGTAAAGTCGCGACACATGGCTATTGTCTTGGTGGTCAACTGGCTTATCGTGCTGCGGCGCTGAGCAAGGCCGATGCGGCGGTGTGCTTTTATGGTGGTGGAATTGATCAGCATCTGGACATCGCTGATCAGATCACGCAACCGATTTTGTTCCATTATGCGGACAATGACGCCCACATCACACAGGATAAAGTGGCAGCGGTGAAGGCGGCGTTTTCAGGTAAGGCTAACGCCACCTTTTACGACTATCCGGATACTGATCATGGTTTTAATTGCTGGGGCCGTCCGACCATGTATAACCAGCGCGCGGCGGCATTGGCAGAAGGTCGTACCTTGACCTTCCTGGCTGAAAATCTATAA
- a CDS encoding sensor histidine kinase — translation MKLSGFINSHTEQIIKQWESVARTLGAPANQLSTTALRDHVKKILQEIALDIVTVQSVRQQKEKIEGTAVVAVDDESAAATHGILRQLSGFSLAQLTAEYRALRAIVLRLWLPQINRISEETTYDMVRFNEAIDQALAESVTTFSDQETRTRDTFLAILGHDLRSPLATMAMAGDSLSRLGEPKDSVRLIGARVVRSAATMNAMVNDLLEYARTQLGGKMPMIMETVNVEEICQAALEDASAAHPDCVFELDTSGNLIDSFDSDRLQQVFSNLLNNAAQYRTTKQPVTICAKGGPEAIIVTVKNLGPVIPSKSLAAIFTPLIQLTVEGQSHSRPSTSLGLGLFIARQITEAHGGTITVESNETAGTIFTVKLPRRKTLQ, via the coding sequence ATGAAATTATCCGGTTTTATCAATAGCCATACCGAGCAGATTATCAAGCAGTGGGAATCCGTTGCGCGAACACTCGGTGCACCTGCGAACCAGCTTTCGACAACTGCGCTGCGGGATCATGTGAAGAAAATATTGCAGGAAATTGCCTTGGATATAGTCACAGTACAAAGCGTGAGGCAACAAAAGGAGAAGATTGAAGGGACTGCTGTGGTTGCTGTGGACGACGAAAGCGCAGCAGCAACGCATGGCATCTTACGCCAGCTGAGCGGATTTTCGTTGGCCCAGTTGACTGCAGAGTATCGTGCGTTAAGGGCGATTGTTTTGCGTTTATGGTTGCCGCAAATTAACCGTATTTCGGAGGAAACGACCTACGATATGGTGCGCTTCAACGAGGCCATTGATCAAGCCCTGGCCGAATCGGTGACCACTTTCTCGGATCAGGAAACACGTACCCGGGACACTTTTCTGGCGATTCTGGGACACGATTTAAGAAGTCCTTTGGCGACCATGGCGATGGCCGGAGATTCTCTCTCACGGTTGGGCGAGCCGAAAGACAGTGTGCGACTTATTGGCGCGCGCGTGGTGAGAAGCGCTGCCACGATGAACGCGATGGTGAATGATCTGCTGGAGTACGCAAGGACCCAGCTGGGCGGAAAAATGCCGATGATCATGGAGACGGTGAATGTTGAAGAAATTTGTCAGGCCGCACTTGAGGACGCTAGTGCAGCACATCCTGATTGCGTATTCGAACTGGATACCTCGGGCAATCTGATTGATTCTTTTGATAGCGATCGCTTGCAGCAAGTTTTTTCGAATCTGTTGAATAACGCCGCGCAATATCGGACGACCAAACAGCCCGTGACCATTTGCGCAAAAGGCGGTCCGGAGGCGATCATCGTTACGGTGAAAAATCTCGGCCCGGTGATCCCATCAAAATCGTTGGCGGCGATTTTTACGCCGCTGATTCAACTGACTGTGGAGGGGCAATCGCATAGTCGACCGTCGACAAGTCTGGGATTGGGGCTGTTTATCGCGCGTCAAATCACCGAGGCGCACGGAGGTACAATTACCGTGGAGTCGAACGAGACTGCCGGCACCATTTTTACGGTCAAACTCCCGCGTAGGAAAACACTGCAATAG
- a CDS encoding LysR substrate-binding domain-containing protein gives MDLRQLRYFVKVVECGNITRASEAVHIAQPAISQQMRNLERDMGMPLLERSVHGVTPTAAGSTLYRHALELLRQADGTRELLRQDAEFPQGKVAVGMPSSTARVLGIPLARTIRQRYPGIELELIDPPSADLGGLIAGGRVALAVVVDAVETRGIASQRLLTEALYVIAWPEFPLPGGAVSIAELAKMPLILPRAPNTIRTRVDAVMLEAGLRCEIQFEAGSTDLLFAAVMAKLGVTILPWTAAHGELTQDKLKLAKVDHSLFTRDLSLCWHDTALLSNAVQKVKSIIFELFDELGKHPQWGVAG, from the coding sequence ATGGATCTGCGTCAGTTACGGTATTTCGTGAAGGTGGTGGAATGCGGCAATATCACGCGGGCCAGCGAAGCGGTGCATATAGCACAACCAGCCATCAGCCAGCAGATGCGCAATCTGGAACGCGATATGGGTATGCCGTTGCTGGAACGCAGTGTGCATGGCGTGACCCCGACCGCGGCTGGCTCAACACTTTATCGGCATGCGCTGGAGTTGTTGCGGCAAGCAGACGGCACGCGTGAGTTGTTACGTCAGGACGCCGAATTTCCGCAGGGCAAGGTGGCGGTGGGAATGCCCTCCAGCACCGCCAGAGTATTGGGAATTCCGCTGGCGCGCACGATACGCCAGCGCTATCCGGGCATCGAACTTGAGTTGATCGATCCGCCGAGCGCTGATTTGGGTGGGTTGATTGCTGGCGGGCGGGTTGCCCTTGCGGTGGTCGTGGATGCAGTTGAGACGCGCGGCATCGCCTCGCAGCGGTTGCTCACGGAAGCGCTTTACGTGATCGCGTGGCCGGAATTTCCCTTGCCGGGGGGGGCGGTATCGATTGCCGAACTGGCAAAGATGCCGCTGATTCTACCCCGCGCACCGAACACAATCCGCACTCGGGTTGATGCGGTAATGCTGGAGGCCGGTCTGCGCTGCGAGATTCAGTTCGAAGCGGGTTCTACCGACTTGCTGTTTGCTGCCGTGATGGCGAAGCTAGGCGTCACGATTTTGCCATGGACCGCAGCGCACGGTGAACTCACGCAAGATAAGCTCAAGCTGGCCAAAGTCGATCACAGCTTGTTCACGCGTGATTTGTCGCTTTGTTGGCACGATACGGCGTTGCTGAGCAACGCAGTACAGAAGGTCAAGTCGATCATTTTTGAATTGTTTGATGAACTGGGGAAACACCCGCAATGGGGCGTCGCGGGGTAA
- a CDS encoding MFS transporter produces the protein MFKAVVASAPGIKPKRTPLTREQIGGFWAVYSGWVLDGVDSVIFALVLIPALTELLPASGIAPTVANIGMYGSIMFGLFLVGWGLSFIWGPLADRFGRVKTLAASILVYSLFTGAAAFSHNIWELAAFRLIAGIGVGGEWALAGTYVAESWPEDRRKMGAGYLQTGYYLGFFIAAWLNYTVGAAYGWRVMFLCGLAPALVAIFTVFKVKEPGQWRKAAKHGNHGNLPRTDTTSKPATPERAPWREVFAPAYRRRTLTSASLVGVAIIGLWAGSVYEATAVVTLATRAGIDHVGAVRLASIGAAVLSVGTIIGCLVAPWLAERLGRRVALGIYFAGMALSIVFAFGWVFYLDNGLNLFMVSLLFLGFFGGNFAIFSLWLPEQYPTRIRATAFAFNASVGRFIGAGVNFLLAAAIHWYGTLGTPVAWTAAAFGVGILILPFAVETRDQTLPE, from the coding sequence ATGTTTAAAGCAGTCGTAGCATCCGCCCCGGGTATCAAACCCAAGCGAACACCCCTCACCCGCGAGCAAATCGGCGGCTTCTGGGCGGTCTATTCCGGGTGGGTTTTAGACGGTGTCGATTCCGTCATATTCGCGCTCGTCTTAATACCCGCACTCACCGAGCTGCTCCCGGCCTCGGGTATTGCCCCCACGGTCGCCAATATCGGCATGTACGGCTCGATTATGTTTGGGCTGTTTCTGGTCGGCTGGGGCTTATCGTTTATATGGGGGCCGCTGGCCGACCGTTTCGGCCGCGTCAAAACGCTGGCGGCGAGTATCCTCGTTTATTCCCTTTTCACAGGCGCGGCGGCTTTCTCCCACAACATTTGGGAACTCGCTGCGTTCCGGCTCATCGCCGGGATAGGCGTCGGCGGAGAATGGGCGCTTGCTGGCACTTACGTGGCCGAAAGCTGGCCGGAAGATCGCCGCAAGATGGGTGCTGGCTATCTGCAAACTGGCTACTACCTGGGCTTTTTTATCGCCGCATGGCTGAATTACACCGTCGGTGCTGCTTACGGCTGGCGCGTCATGTTCCTATGTGGACTGGCACCAGCTTTGGTGGCGATCTTCACTGTATTCAAGGTGAAGGAACCCGGCCAATGGCGCAAAGCTGCCAAACATGGAAACCACGGCAACCTCCCGCGCACCGATACTACGTCCAAACCAGCAACGCCCGAGCGAGCACCGTGGCGTGAAGTGTTTGCACCAGCGTATCGACGTCGCACGCTCACCAGCGCCAGTCTGGTCGGGGTCGCCATCATCGGTCTATGGGCCGGTTCGGTCTACGAGGCAACCGCAGTCGTCACCCTGGCGACCCGTGCGGGCATCGACCATGTCGGCGCAGTTCGTTTGGCATCGATTGGCGCTGCAGTGTTATCGGTCGGCACGATTATTGGCTGTCTGGTAGCACCTTGGCTGGCCGAGCGCCTCGGGCGGCGCGTTGCGCTTGGCATTTATTTTGCCGGCATGGCGCTCTCCATTGTGTTCGCATTCGGTTGGGTTTTCTACCTCGACAACGGTCTCAACCTATTCATGGTATCGCTGCTGTTCCTTGGTTTCTTCGGCGGCAATTTCGCCATCTTCTCACTCTGGTTACCCGAACAATATCCCACCCGCATACGCGCCACGGCGTTCGCCTTCAATGCCTCCGTCGGCCGCTTCATCGGCGCAGGTGTCAACTTCTTACTCGCCGCTGCCATTCATTGGTACGGCACGCTCGGAACGCCAGTCGCCTGGACGGCCGCGGCCTTCGGGGTCGGCATTCTGATTCTGCCGTTCGCCGTTGAAACACGCGACCAGACGTTACCGGAATAG